Genomic segment of Tomitella fengzijianii:
GGTGCGGATACCCGTGGAACTCCTCCCCCAGGTCCGATCGGCGGGCTTCGACTGGCTTGTGCCGGGGATGCGCGAGGAACTGGCGACCACGCTGATCCGATCACTGCCCAAACAATTGCGGCGGTCCGTGGTACCCGCCCCGGACTTCGCCGCGGCGGCCCTCGCGCGTGTCAGGCCCCGGTCCGAACCTTTGGTCAATGCGCTGGCGCGGGAGCTCTCGCAGCTCGGATCCTGCCGTATCGCGCCCGGCGACTTCCGGACCGACTCCCTGCCGGACCACCTGCGCGTCAGCTTCGCCGCGGTCGACCGTCGGGGCCGCGAACTCGGACGTTCCACCAGCCTCGCCGAGCTGCGCGGCAGCCTGGCGGGCCACATCCGCGACACCACCGTGCGGGACGGCCAGGAACACGCCCGGCCGGCGGCGACGGTGTGGACGTCCGAGACTCTCGGCGAAGTGCCCGAGCAGGTGGTCAGCGAGGTCGCGGGCCAGAAGGTAGTCGGCTTCCCGACGTTGAGTGTCGACACCCCGGCGACGCCGGGCGCGCCCGCCGCGGTTGCGGTGACCGTGGTGTCGACTCGCCCGGAACAGGCGGCGGCGATGCGCACCGGTACGCGCCGGCTCCTGCTCAACTCCGTTCCGGGGCTGGGCAAGCGCCTGCTTTCTGTCTTGTCGACGGCGGACCGGCTGGTCGCCGGGCAGTACCCGTTCGGCGGGCCCGACGGGCTGGTCGACGATGTGCACGAGTGCGCTGTGGACGAGGCGATGATGCGCGCGGGCGGGCCGGTCCGTGATCCGGATGCGTTCGAACGGCTGAAGGCCGCCGTAGGACCGAGTGCGCGTGCGGCCGCGCCGGGGATCGCCGCGTCAGCCGTGGAGATCGTCCGCTGCTGGGGAAATCTGCAGTTGACGATCGACGAAGCGGCGGCTTCCCCGGCGGTGGCCGAGGCGACGGTGGAGGACGTGCGCCAACAGCGTGCCGATCTGGTCCGGCCTGGCTTTCTTCTGGAGGCGGGTAGTGCGCGGGCGGCGCAGATCCCGCGGTACCTGCGGGCCGCGGCGATGCGCCTGGAATCCGCGCCGTCCGCCGGTGGACGTGAGAACCAGGGCATGGACGTCCTCGACCGGGTCTACGGCGCGCTGGAACGCTACCTCGAGAGCTGCCCGCCCGGGGTCGCCGAGTCGTCGGCGGTCCAGGACGTGTTCTGGATGATCGAGGAGCTGCGCGTGGGTCTTTTCGCGCAGAAAATGGGGACTGCGCGGCAGGTGAGCGAGAAGCGCATCATGCGCGTCATCGGCACGCTGCCGCGGTGACGACCGCCGCCGGGGTCACCGCGCGGGCGCCGGCGCCTCGGTTGCGGAATCGCCGACGCCTTCACGGTGCTGCCGCAACTCTTCGATGGCGGTTTCGAAGTCTTCCGCCGAGCTGAACGACCGGTAGACGGACGCGAACCTGAGGAATGCGACTTCGTCGAGGTCGCGGAGCGGGCCGAGGATCGCCAGTCCCACTTCTTGGCTCGGGACCTCCGGCGAGCCGGTCGCACGGATCGTCTCTTCAACCGTCTGCGCGAGAAGGTGCAACGCGTCGTCGTCGACATGCCTGCCCCGGCAGGCGCTTCGGACGCCGCGCACGACCTTGGCCCGGCTGAACGGCTCCTTCACACCGCTGCGCTTCACGACGTATAGAACGGCGGTCTCCACAGTCGTGAACCGTCGTCCGCAATCCTGGCACTGCCGTCGGCGTCGAATGGCCTGGCCCTCGTCGGCTTCGCGCGAATCGACCACACGGGACTCGGGGTTCCGGCAG
This window contains:
- the nrdR gene encoding transcriptional regulator NrdR; translated protein: MHCPFCRNPESRVVDSREADEGQAIRRRRQCQDCGRRFTTVETAVLYVVKRSGVKEPFSRAKVVRGVRSACRGRHVDDDALHLLAQTVEETIRATGSPEVPSQEVGLAILGPLRDLDEVAFLRFASVYRSFSSAEDFETAIEELRQHREGVGDSATEAPAPAR